From Deltaproteobacteria bacterium HGW-Deltaproteobacteria-18, the proteins below share one genomic window:
- a CDS encoding aldehyde ferredoxin oxidoreductase, giving the protein MKILRINTRTKSFKFEELGELAGLGGRALTSRVVNKEVPANCHPLSAENKLIFAAGVLAPTNAANSGRISVGAKSP; this is encoded by the coding sequence ATGAAAATCCTACGCATCAATACCAGGACCAAGAGCTTCAAGTTTGAAGAGCTCGGCGAGTTGGCCGGTCTGGGAGGTCGCGCCCTGACCTCAAGAGTGGTCAACAAGGAAGTCCCGGCAAACTGTCATCCGCTTTCCGCCGAAAACAAGCTGATTTTCGCGGCCGGCGTGCTCGCCCCGACCAATGCTGCCAACTCCGGCCGCATCTCCGTCGGTGCCAAGTCGCCC
- a CDS encoding L-threonine dehydrogenase gives MAVQEMVYGFFIPSVTLIGIGASKQIPEKIKALGGSKPLVVTDKGITGCGLTKQITDLLDAAGMKYEVYDETIPNPTDNNVHAGVDVYKKTKCDSLISLGGGSSHDCGKGIGLVVANGGKIHDFEGVDKSTKPMPPYLAVNTTAGTASEMTRFCIITDTSRKVKMAIVDWRVTPGIAIDDPMLMVGMPPALTAATGMDALTHAVEAYVSTIATPMTDACAQKAIELIAKYLRKAVANGKDIEAREGMCFAQYLAGMAFNNASLGHVHAMAHQLGGFYDLPHGECNAILLPHVERANLNAKLERFVDMAKFLGENVEGMSLRAGAEKALDAIKQLSTDVGIPSGLIELGKRYGKDVKKEDIAIMTGNAQKDACGFTNPVCLRDADVARIYEAAL, from the coding sequence ATGGCTGTTCAAGAAATGGTGTATGGATTTTTCATTCCCAGCGTTACTCTGATCGGTATTGGTGCTTCCAAGCAGATTCCTGAGAAAATTAAGGCTCTGGGCGGCAGTAAGCCCCTGGTAGTTACTGACAAGGGTATCACTGGCTGCGGCCTGACCAAGCAGATCACCGACCTGCTGGACGCCGCTGGAATGAAGTATGAAGTATACGACGAAACCATTCCGAACCCCACTGACAACAACGTCCACGCCGGTGTTGACGTTTACAAGAAAACCAAGTGCGACTCTCTGATCTCCCTGGGCGGCGGTAGCTCGCATGACTGCGGCAAGGGTATCGGCCTTGTTGTTGCCAACGGCGGCAAGATTCACGACTTCGAAGGCGTTGACAAGTCCACCAAGCCCATGCCTCCATATCTGGCCGTCAACACCACTGCCGGCACCGCCTCTGAAATGACTCGTTTCTGTATCATCACCGATACCTCCCGCAAGGTGAAGATGGCCATCGTTGATTGGCGCGTCACCCCCGGTATCGCCATCGACGATCCGATGCTGATGGTCGGCATGCCCCCGGCGCTGACTGCCGCTACCGGCATGGACGCCCTGACCCACGCCGTGGAAGCCTATGTTTCCACCATCGCTACCCCCATGACCGACGCCTGCGCCCAGAAGGCCATCGAACTGATCGCCAAGTACCTGCGCAAAGCCGTTGCCAATGGCAAGGACATCGAAGCCCGTGAAGGCATGTGTTTCGCACAGTACCTGGCCGGTATGGCTTTCAACAATGCCAGCCTCGGTCACGTTCACGCCATGGCTCACCAGTTGGGCGGCTTCTACGACCTGCCGCACGGCGAATGCAACGCTATCCTGCTGCCCCATGTCGAGCGCGCCAACCTGAACGCCAAGCTCGAACGCTTTGTCGACATGGCCAAATTCCTGGGCGAGAATGTTGAAGGCATGTCCCTGCGCGCTGGCGCGGAAAAAGCCCTTGACGCCATCAAGCAGCTGTCCACCGACGTAGGCATTCCTTCCGGCCTGATCGAACTGGGCAAGCGTTATGGCAAGGACGTCAAGAAGGAAGACATCGCCATCATGACCGGCAACGCTCAGAAAGATGCTTGCGGTTTCACCAACCCCGTCTGCCTGAGAGACGCCGATGTGGCCCGCATTTACGAGGCTGCCCTGTAA
- a CDS encoding alcohol dehydrogenase, translating into MDIRKFSLPEIIFGHGSMEYTGSYALQLGAKKVFLVSDPGLERSGWVGKLIEVLEASALKWVYYSNVSSNPRDHEVHLGADLYKAEGADVVIGLGGGSPLDMAKGVATVASNGGIIQDYEGANLIIRPLPPMIFLPSTAGSGSDISQFAIITDVARKVKMSLISRSLTPNVSIIDPDMLSTASDDLIVTSSVDALSHAVESYVSLIAHTLTETQALKAMHLILDNLKPALKTRDPLAMENLSMAAVAAGMSFSNASLGACHAIAHSLGGFFDTTHGMVHPVLLPAVMSYNLPACEAKMANIGEIVLGKRLSSSLQTAEGGIKRLKEIFLELGTAVHFREIVDDESAFPQICEMATKDACLLTNPRPATAEELLSICQEVW; encoded by the coding sequence ATGGATATAAGAAAATTCTCTCTGCCAGAAATCATTTTCGGACACGGCAGCATGGAATATACAGGCTCGTACGCTCTGCAGCTCGGCGCCAAGAAAGTCTTCCTGGTCAGTGATCCGGGCCTCGAACGCAGCGGCTGGGTCGGCAAACTCATCGAGGTCCTTGAGGCTTCGGCCTTGAAGTGGGTTTACTACTCGAACGTCAGCTCCAATCCGCGCGATCACGAAGTGCACCTCGGTGCGGACCTCTACAAGGCGGAAGGCGCGGACGTGGTCATCGGGCTTGGCGGAGGAAGCCCGCTCGACATGGCCAAAGGCGTGGCCACCGTGGCCAGCAACGGCGGGATAATTCAGGACTACGAGGGAGCTAACCTCATCATCAGGCCCCTGCCGCCCATGATCTTCCTGCCGTCAACGGCCGGGAGCGGCTCGGACATTTCCCAATTCGCCATCATCACCGATGTCGCGCGCAAGGTTAAAATGTCGCTCATCAGCCGCTCCCTGACGCCCAACGTGTCCATCATCGATCCGGACATGCTCTCCACCGCCAGCGACGACCTCATTGTGACCTCATCCGTGGACGCCCTGTCCCATGCCGTGGAATCCTACGTCTCGCTCATTGCCCATACGCTGACCGAGACCCAGGCCTTGAAAGCCATGCATCTCATCCTTGACAACCTGAAGCCCGCGCTCAAAACCCGCGATCCCCTTGCCATGGAAAACCTCTCCATGGCGGCGGTTGCGGCAGGAATGAGTTTCAGCAACGCCAGCCTTGGGGCCTGCCATGCCATCGCCCACTCCCTGGGCGGATTTTTCGATACCACGCACGGAATGGTTCACCCGGTGCTGCTCCCGGCGGTCATGAGCTACAACCTGCCCGCCTGCGAAGCAAAAATGGCGAACATCGGAGAAATCGTGCTCGGCAAGCGCCTTTCCTCCTCCCTGCAAACGGCGGAAGGAGGCATCAAGCGCCTCAAAGAAATTTTTCTGGAACTTGGCACCGCGGTTCATTTTCGCGAAATCGTGGATGACGAATCCGCCTTCCCCCAAATCTGCGAGATGGCCACCAAGGACGCCTGCCTGCTGACCAACCCGCGCCCGGCCACGGCCGAGGAATTGCTGAGCATCTGCCAGGAGGTCTGGTGA
- a CDS encoding PAS domain-containing sensor histidine kinase, translating into MGKTTLSDIVGPEYTKLGFFREVQEKMGELETYNAELERKKQEIQDILNGIMDLLAVVSTDYRIVYVNKVFHDYFDISHPEGLFCYQVFRGGSEPCQVCPLRTALQTGKPDRASYIDHRPDRSLHFEVVASPMFDDKSQVRTILVSKRDVTMEKEYQAKYYQAEKMATIGLLAAGVAHEINNPLAAISGFSEALKRRLPYLGTLLDKEQSILEDFTDYTTTILEECNRCRDIVGNLLSFSSQKTCKFNTIDLNSLVTGSLKILHHQIKLHPGITLHQDLSPHPVTIRGAQGELKQVLLNLVLNAMDAIEAKGSITIRTSMDNAERAALIVEDTGQGIPPETLDKLFIPFFTTKTKGHSIGIGLSICYNIIKMHGGEIHVCSEPGKGSVFRVMLPTGFSANNKELNT; encoded by the coding sequence ATGGGCAAGACCACGCTCAGCGATATCGTCGGGCCTGAATATACCAAGCTCGGTTTTTTCCGCGAAGTGCAGGAAAAAATGGGAGAGCTTGAGACGTATAATGCGGAGCTTGAAAGGAAAAAACAGGAAATCCAGGACATCCTGAACGGAATCATGGATCTTTTGGCGGTGGTCTCCACGGATTATCGCATTGTTTACGTCAACAAGGTCTTCCACGACTATTTCGATATATCCCACCCGGAAGGCCTCTTCTGTTACCAGGTTTTCCGGGGAGGCTCAGAGCCTTGCCAAGTCTGTCCCCTGCGCACGGCTCTGCAAACCGGAAAGCCCGACCGGGCATCATATATCGACCATCGGCCGGATCGCAGCCTCCACTTCGAGGTTGTGGCCTCTCCCATGTTTGACGACAAGAGCCAGGTGCGCACGATCCTGGTCTCGAAGCGCGACGTGACCATGGAAAAAGAATATCAGGCCAAATATTATCAGGCCGAGAAAATGGCCACCATCGGACTGCTGGCCGCAGGCGTGGCTCATGAGATCAATAATCCCCTGGCGGCCATCAGCGGATTTTCCGAGGCTTTGAAGCGTCGCCTGCCTTATCTTGGCACCCTGCTGGACAAGGAGCAGAGCATCCTCGAGGATTTCACGGACTACACGACCACCATCCTGGAAGAATGCAACCGCTGCCGGGACATCGTCGGCAACCTGCTCTCCTTCAGTAGCCAAAAAACCTGTAAATTCAATACTATAGATCTAAATTCTCTCGTCACGGGTTCCCTCAAGATTCTGCATCACCAGATCAAGTTGCATCCGGGCATAACCCTGCATCAGGACCTGAGCCCTCACCCCGTGACCATCCGGGGCGCGCAGGGCGAACTCAAGCAGGTCCTTTTGAACCTCGTGCTGAACGCCATGGATGCCATCGAAGCCAAGGGAAGCATCACCATCCGCACCAGCATGGACAACGCTGAACGCGCGGCACTGATCGTCGAGGACACCGGACAGGGCATCCCTCCGGAAACACTGGATAAACTCTTCATCCCATTCTTCACCACAAAGACCAAAGGGCACAGTATCGGCATTGGCCTGTCCATCTGCTACAATATCATTAAAATGCACGGCGGAGAAATCCACGTCTGCAGCGAACCCGGCAAGGGTTCCGTCTTCCGGGTCATGCTCCCGACCGGATTTTCAGCAAACAACAAGGAACTGAATACATGA
- a CDS encoding sigma-54-dependent Fis family transcriptional regulator, translating to MSIFNSIEILVVDDESNIRKLFSRELASPGRTIHTVGSAKEAFEHLHKHYYDIIILDIRLPDANGLELMTKLLETVPNVAIILITGYADVDNAVEAMKNGAYDYITKPFSLDRMEQVIEKAYQRVRLQRENELLRHNSEHKSMPKFIGHSKSVQQVRYLIEKAAPTDVPVLLTGESGTGKNVAAAALHAKSKRAGQPLIIKNCGTFDKELLRSELFGYCKGAFTGAERSHDGLLSLAHKATLFFDEVGELTLELQGALLRVLETQHFRRVGDKEERCVDVRFVFATNKDLAKEVEMGRFHDAFYHRINVFAIELPPLRERREDIPALVEYFLMSLAKDGQEYKISPRAMQQLMDNPWPGNVRELKNIIERGMILAENNIINVQALPFCQKSCQNPREKGFSTLEELERSHISMVMHAVQGNKSRAAQVLGIGRKTLYRKLEEYRLTEVGLQNANFLSK from the coding sequence ATGAGCATCTTCAACTCCATAGAAATTCTCGTCGTTGATGACGAATCCAATATACGCAAGCTCTTCTCCCGCGAACTGGCCTCGCCCGGCCGCACCATCCACACCGTGGGCAGCGCCAAGGAGGCCTTCGAGCACCTGCACAAACATTATTACGACATCATCATCCTCGACATACGACTGCCCGACGCCAACGGACTTGAGCTGATGACCAAGCTGCTCGAGACCGTACCCAACGTGGCCATCATCCTCATCACCGGCTACGCCGACGTGGACAATGCCGTGGAAGCCATGAAGAACGGGGCTTACGATTACATTACCAAGCCCTTCTCCCTGGATCGCATGGAACAGGTCATCGAAAAGGCCTACCAGAGAGTCCGTCTCCAGAGGGAAAACGAGCTCCTGCGCCATAATTCAGAACACAAGTCCATGCCCAAATTCATCGGACACTCCAAATCCGTGCAGCAGGTCCGATATCTCATCGAAAAAGCCGCGCCCACGGACGTGCCGGTCCTGCTGACCGGGGAAAGCGGCACGGGCAAGAACGTGGCTGCGGCGGCCCTGCACGCCAAGAGCAAGCGCGCGGGACAACCGCTCATAATCAAGAACTGCGGCACCTTCGACAAGGAACTGCTCAGGAGCGAACTGTTTGGGTACTGCAAGGGCGCCTTCACCGGTGCGGAACGCAGCCATGACGGCCTTTTGTCCCTGGCACACAAGGCCACCCTCTTTTTCGACGAAGTGGGCGAACTGACACTGGAGCTGCAGGGCGCGCTTCTGCGCGTGCTTGAAACCCAGCATTTCAGGCGGGTGGGCGACAAGGAGGAACGTTGCGTGGACGTGCGTTTCGTTTTTGCGACCAACAAGGACCTGGCCAAGGAAGTCGAAATGGGGCGCTTTCACGACGCCTTCTACCACCGCATCAATGTCTTCGCCATCGAGCTGCCGCCACTGCGCGAACGGCGCGAAGACATACCGGCTCTCGTCGAGTACTTTCTCATGTCCCTGGCCAAGGACGGCCAGGAATACAAGATATCGCCCCGCGCCATGCAGCAGCTCATGGACAACCCCTGGCCCGGGAATGTGCGCGAACTCAAGAATATCATCGAGCGGGGGATGATCCTGGCCGAGAACAATATCATCAATGTTCAGGCACTGCCATTTTGCCAGAAGAGCTGCCAGAATCCTCGCGAAAAAGGATTTTCAACCCTCGAAGAGCTGGAACGATCACACATCAGCATGGTCATGCATGCCGTGCAGGGCAACAAGTCCCGCGCAGCGCAGGTGCTTGGTATCGGGCGCAAGACCCTTTACAGAAAGCTCGAAGAATACAGGCTGACCGAGGTGGGGCTGCAGAACGCCAACTTCCTGAGCAAATAG
- a CDS encoding glycine/betaine ABC transporter ATP-binding protein gives MAKIYVEGLYKIFGPNPKKALQMLSEGKSKDDIMAATKHGVGVNNATFEVHEGEIVVIMGLSGSGKSTLVRCLNRLITPTAGKILIDGRDVLTMGEDELRQLRQRKMGMVFQNFALFPHRTVLENAALGLEIQGMDKEQRLKLADEALSLVGLDGWGASYPRQLSGGMQQRVGLARALALSPDILLMDEAFSALDPLIRRDMQDELISLQERMQKTIVFISHDLDEALKLGDRIILMKDGAIVQIGSPEEILTHPADDYVARFVEDVDITKVLTAESVMKHSEAVAYLRTDGPRAALRKMRKHNIAHLFVVDHTHRLVGIVSADAAAILAQRGEASLTEAICTDIKTVFPDTAAHDLFSIMADLPYPLAVVDEANKFKGVIVRGTLVAALAERGGAA, from the coding sequence ATGGCAAAAATATATGTTGAAGGTCTGTACAAAATTTTTGGCCCCAACCCGAAGAAAGCGCTGCAGATGCTGTCCGAAGGCAAAAGCAAGGACGACATCATGGCCGCCACCAAGCACGGCGTGGGTGTCAACAATGCCACCTTCGAAGTGCATGAAGGTGAGATCGTGGTTATCATGGGTTTGTCCGGCAGTGGCAAATCCACTCTGGTGCGCTGCCTGAACCGTCTGATCACTCCCACTGCGGGCAAGATCCTTATCGACGGACGCGATGTCCTGACCATGGGCGAAGACGAGCTGCGGCAGTTGCGGCAGCGCAAGATGGGCATGGTCTTTCAGAATTTCGCCCTCTTTCCGCACCGTACCGTGCTCGAAAACGCGGCCCTTGGCCTTGAAATTCAGGGCATGGACAAAGAACAGCGGCTGAAGCTGGCCGATGAGGCACTTTCCCTGGTCGGCCTTGATGGATGGGGCGCATCATATCCGCGCCAACTGTCCGGCGGTATGCAGCAGCGCGTAGGCCTTGCCCGTGCGCTGGCCCTGAGTCCCGACATCCTGCTCATGGACGAAGCTTTCAGTGCGCTCGACCCTCTCATCCGCCGCGACATGCAGGATGAACTGATCAGCCTGCAGGAACGGATGCAAAAAACCATCGTCTTCATATCGCATGATCTGGACGAAGCCCTGAAACTCGGCGACCGCATCATTCTGATGAAGGACGGCGCCATAGTGCAGATCGGATCTCCGGAAGAAATCCTGACTCACCCCGCCGACGATTATGTGGCGCGCTTTGTCGAGGACGTGGACATCACCAAGGTCCTGACCGCCGAATCCGTCATGAAACACAGCGAGGCCGTGGCCTATCTGCGCACCGACGGGCCCCGTGCGGCCCTGCGCAAGATGCGCAAGCACAACATAGCCCACCTCTTCGTGGTGGACCACACGCACCGACTGGTCGGGATCGTCTCCGCCGACGCCGCGGCCATCCTGGCGCAACGCGGCGAGGCAAGCCTGACCGAAGCCATCTGCACGGATATCAAGACCGTTTTCCCGGACACTGCGGCTCATGATCTCTTCAGCATAATGGCCGATCTGCCTTACCCGCTGGCCGTGGTCGACGAAGCAAACAAGTTCAAGGGGGTCATTGTGCGCGGCACTCTGGTCGCAGCACTGGCTGAAAGAGGAGGTGCCGCATGA
- a CDS encoding ABC transporter permease: MNEYKLPVGEVIETGIDFLVEHLSFITKASAEVVETMLGAMESGLLLIPIPIFIVLVGACVWFLTKERKLTLGSALGLALIWNMGLWTATVSTIALVLVATLCAIAIGVPLGICAAISKNTYKVVMPVLDVMQTMPAFVYLIPAIPFFGLGKTAAIFSTVIFSMPPAIRFTCLGIRQIPAELVECSTAFGATRMQRLYKLDLPLAAPTIMAGINQTVMLALSMVVIASMIGAKGLGGEVWKAIQRLQMGRGFEAGIAIVIVAMILDRVLQKLGTRKEN, from the coding sequence ATGAACGAGTACAAACTGCCGGTAGGCGAAGTCATCGAGACGGGCATCGACTTTCTGGTCGAACACTTGTCCTTTATCACCAAAGCCAGCGCCGAGGTGGTCGAGACTATGCTGGGAGCCATGGAAAGCGGCCTGCTGCTCATCCCCATCCCGATTTTCATCGTGTTGGTGGGTGCCTGCGTATGGTTCCTGACCAAGGAGCGCAAACTCACCTTGGGCAGCGCTCTTGGCCTTGCGCTGATCTGGAACATGGGACTTTGGACCGCCACGGTCAGCACCATCGCCCTGGTCCTGGTCGCCACGCTCTGCGCCATCGCCATCGGCGTACCGCTGGGCATCTGCGCGGCCATCAGTAAAAACACATACAAGGTGGTCATGCCCGTCCTCGACGTGATGCAGACCATGCCGGCCTTCGTCTACCTGATCCCGGCCATCCCCTTTTTCGGGCTTGGCAAGACAGCGGCTATTTTTTCCACGGTCATATTTTCAATGCCTCCGGCAATCCGCTTCACATGCCTTGGAATCCGCCAGATTCCCGCGGAACTTGTGGAATGTTCCACCGCTTTCGGCGCAACGCGCATGCAGCGACTGTACAAATTGGACCTGCCCCTGGCCGCACCGACCATCATGGCCGGCATCAACCAGACGGTCATGCTGGCCCTGTCCATGGTCGTCATCGCGTCCATGATCGGCGCCAAGGGTCTGGGCGGCGAGGTTTGGAAAGCCATCCAGCGTCTGCAGATGGGACGAGGATTCGAGGCAGGCATAGCCATCGTCATCGTGGCCATGATCCTGGATCGGGTGCTGCAGAAGCTTGGCACCCGAAAAGAAAACTAA
- a CDS encoding glycine/betaine ABC transporter substrate-binding protein, with protein MLLIQPALAAKGKVRIAYVEWDCATASTTVAKAALEEMGYEVETLAVAAAAMWQALGTGDVDAMVTAWLPVTHADYYAKVKDKVEKVSVVSGGAKLGWAVPAYVTINSIEELNANADKFNGKIIGIDPGAGLMKLSEQVIADYKLDKLELMEGSGATMTAALANAIKNEEWVVVTAWSPHWMFGKWELKYLEDPKGILGGEEQIEAIVRKGLDKDMPEVHAFFSNFKWDSPAQLQMVMAWNQEGGSPEENAQRFLKEYPETVKGWMGK; from the coding sequence ATGCTCTTGATTCAGCCTGCCCTGGCTGCCAAGGGCAAAGTCCGTATCGCTTACGTCGAATGGGACTGCGCCACGGCCAGCACCACGGTCGCCAAGGCCGCCCTGGAAGAGATGGGCTATGAAGTCGAAACCCTTGCGGTCGCAGCGGCGGCCATGTGGCAGGCCCTGGGAACCGGCGACGTTGACGCCATGGTCACCGCCTGGCTGCCCGTGACCCACGCCGACTACTATGCCAAGGTCAAGGACAAGGTCGAAAAGGTGTCCGTGGTCTCCGGCGGTGCCAAGCTCGGCTGGGCCGTACCTGCGTACGTGACCATCAACTCCATTGAGGAGCTGAACGCCAACGCCGACAAGTTCAACGGCAAGATCATCGGCATCGACCCGGGCGCCGGCCTCATGAAGCTGTCCGAGCAGGTCATTGCCGACTACAAGCTGGACAAGCTGGAACTGATGGAAGGCAGTGGCGCGACCATGACTGCGGCCCTGGCCAATGCCATCAAGAACGAGGAATGGGTGGTCGTCACCGCGTGGTCCCCGCATTGGATGTTCGGCAAATGGGAACTCAAGTACCTGGAAGACCCCAAGGGCATCCTGGGCGGCGAAGAGCAGATCGAGGCCATCGTGCGCAAGGGTCTGGACAAGGACATGCCTGAAGTTCATGCCTTCTTCTCCAACTTCAAGTGGGATTCCCCGGCCCAGCTGCAGATGGTCATGGCCTGGAACCAGGAAGGCGGAAGCCCGGAAGAAAACGCCCAGCGTTTCCTGAAGGAATATCCAGAGACCGTGAAGGGCTGGATGGGCAAGTAA
- a CDS encoding preprotein translocase subunit SecA, producing the protein MIGYLTKKIFGSRNDRYLKTLQPTVSKINALEKEMQALSDAEIPTRFAGYREEVAGGRELDTVLPEVFALTREASRRVLGMRHFDVQLMGGMILHQGKIAEMKTGEGKTLVATLPVVLNALAGKGVHVVTVNDYLAKRDAAWMGQLYTFMGLSVGVIVHGLSDAERQQAYGADVTYGTNNEFGFDYLRDNMKFYKHQLVQRPLNFAIVDEVDSILIDEARTPLIISGPGEKSTSLYGRVNAIIPKLDREEHFTIDEKARTVVLTDEGVAYCEEILAVTNLFDPANITLQHHILQALRAHYLFTLDDHYIVKDGQVVIVDEFTGRLMPGRRFSDGLHQALEAKEGVKVEAENQTLASITFQNFFRMYRKLSGMTGTADTEAVEFQQIYGLEVVVAPPNKQMVRKDFPDVILKTQAEKFGAIVEEIKGLHAKGQPVLVGTTSIEKSEYIASLLKKKGVPHEVLNAKYHEKEAEIVAMAGQKGRVTIATNMAGRGTDIVLGEGVRELGGLHILGSERHESRRIDNQLRGRAGRQGDPGSSRFYLALDDTLMRLFGSERIAGIMEKLGLEDGQTIENPLISRSIENAQKRVEGHNFEIRKQLIDYDNVMNQQREVIYSLRREFMIAEDLQPTVEEFVDDLLSQVYEPLENRKGHTESPEEIQGMIRSKLDEVFAMERMAPGGKFMAKDEARTAIFSVLEEHRALAPDQYQEILRFFLLDALDRNWKDHLLQMDYLKEGIGLRGYAQRDPKQEYKREGFELFEDLIFRIRENTMKALTHLRIEAVKQEELKHEEQEDVKYVGGNEPADKKPDTVRRVDPKVGRNDPCPCGSGQKYKKCCGKLA; encoded by the coding sequence ATGATCGGTTATTTGACCAAGAAAATATTCGGTTCCAGAAACGACAGATACCTGAAAACCTTGCAGCCCACGGTCAGCAAGATAAATGCCCTGGAAAAGGAAATGCAGGCTCTCTCCGACGCCGAGATTCCAACCCGCTTTGCAGGGTATCGGGAAGAAGTGGCCGGCGGACGCGAGCTTGATACCGTGCTGCCCGAAGTTTTCGCCCTGACCCGTGAGGCCAGTCGGCGGGTGCTTGGCATGCGCCATTTCGACGTCCAGCTCATGGGCGGCATGATCCTGCATCAGGGCAAGATCGCGGAAATGAAGACCGGTGAAGGCAAGACCCTGGTCGCGACCCTGCCCGTGGTCTTGAACGCCCTGGCCGGCAAGGGCGTGCACGTGGTCACGGTCAACGATTACCTGGCCAAGCGTGACGCGGCCTGGATGGGCCAGCTCTATACGTTCATGGGACTTTCCGTCGGCGTCATCGTGCACGGTCTTTCTGACGCCGAGCGTCAGCAGGCCTACGGCGCGGATGTGACTTACGGCACCAACAACGAGTTCGGATTCGACTATCTGCGCGACAACATGAAGTTCTACAAGCATCAGCTTGTGCAGCGTCCGCTCAATTTCGCCATTGTCGACGAAGTGGACTCCATCCTCATCGACGAAGCCCGTACTCCGCTCATCATTTCGGGACCGGGCGAGAAATCGACTTCGCTCTACGGACGCGTCAACGCCATCATTCCAAAGCTGGACCGGGAGGAGCATTTCACCATCGATGAAAAGGCTCGCACCGTCGTGCTGACCGACGAGGGCGTGGCCTACTGCGAAGAGATCCTGGCTGTGACCAACCTCTTCGACCCGGCCAACATCACCCTGCAGCATCATATTCTGCAGGCCTTGCGCGCCCACTATCTCTTCACCCTGGACGATCATTACATCGTCAAGGACGGGCAGGTGGTCATCGTCGATGAGTTTACCGGCCGGCTCATGCCCGGGCGGCGCTTCAGCGATGGTCTGCATCAGGCTCTGGAGGCCAAGGAAGGGGTCAAGGTCGAGGCCGAGAACCAGACCCTGGCCAGCATCACCTTCCAGAATTTCTTCCGCATGTACCGCAAACTGTCCGGCATGACCGGTACGGCCGATACCGAAGCCGTTGAATTCCAGCAGATCTACGGGCTGGAAGTCGTGGTTGCCCCGCCTAACAAGCAGATGGTGCGCAAGGATTTTCCCGACGTGATCCTGAAGACCCAGGCCGAGAAATTCGGCGCCATCGTAGAGGAGATCAAGGGCCTGCATGCCAAGGGCCAGCCGGTTCTGGTCGGTACCACTTCCATCGAGAAGTCCGAATACATCGCCTCCCTGCTCAAGAAGAAAGGTGTCCCGCATGAAGTCCTGAACGCCAAGTACCACGAGAAGGAAGCCGAGATCGTGGCCATGGCCGGTCAGAAAGGCCGTGTGACCATCGCCACCAACATGGCCGGCCGCGGCACTGACATCGTTCTTGGAGAAGGCGTGCGCGAGCTTGGCGGCCTGCACATCCTGGGCTCCGAACGCCACGAAAGCCGACGTATCGACAATCAGTTGCGCGGCCGCGCCGGACGTCAGGGCGACCCCGGTTCCTCGCGCTTTTATCTGGCTCTGGACGATACGCTCATGCGTCTCTTCGGTTCCGAGCGCATTGCCGGAATCATGGAAAAGCTGGGTCTTGAAGATGGTCAGACCATCGAGAATCCTCTCATTTCCCGGTCCATCGAAAACGCTCAGAAGCGTGTCGAAGGGCACAACTTTGAAATCCGCAAACAGCTCATCGACTACGACAACGTCATGAACCAGCAGCGAGAGGTCATCTATTCCCTGCGTCGCGAGTTCATGATCGCAGAAGACCTGCAGCCTACGGTGGAAGAGTTTGTCGACGATCTTCTCTCTCAGGTCTACGAGCCGCTTGAAAACAGAAAGGGCCACACTGAATCCCCTGAAGAGATCCAGGGCATGATCCGCTCCAAGCTGGACGAGGTCTTCGCCATGGAGCGCATGGCTCCGGGCGGAAAATTCATGGCCAAGGACGAGGCGCGGACCGCGATTTTCTCCGTGCTTGAAGAGCATCGCGCTCTCGCTCCTGATCAGTATCAGGAAATCCTGCGCTTTTTCCTGCTCGATGCGCTTGATCGCAACTGGAAAGACCATCTGTTGCAGATGGACTACCTGAAAGAAGGCATCGGTCTTAGAGGATACGCCCAGCGTGATCCCAAGCAGGAGTACAAGCGTGAAGGCTTCGAGCTGTTCGAGGATCTCATCTTCCGCATCCGCGAAAACACCATGAAGGCGCTCACCCACCTGCGCATCGAGGCGGTCAAGCAGGAGGAGCTCAAGCACGAGGAGCAGGAAGACGTGAAATATGTCGGCGGCAACGAGCCCGCAGACAAGAAGCCGGACACGGTGCGCCGGGTCGACCCCAAGGTCGGCCGAAACGACCCCTGCCCATGCGGCAGTGGTCAGAAGTACAAGAAATGTTGCGGTAAGCTGGCCTGA